Proteins from a genomic interval of Streptomyces fodineus:
- a CDS encoding ABC transporter permease: MSGDQQRPEGEHEVKGLAFRDAGEAEQEAPPPARRPPARRLSWQRLTVLPAFLVALLLATWLWFRQAHLDTISQNALSGGQVSKALWQHVKLTVVSTFFVLIIAIPLGIVLTRRACRRATPVAMAFANMGQATPAIGLLALLVIWLGTGTKAALIGIIVYAILPVLSNTIAGLRANDPTLLEAARGIGMSPLGVLGTVELPLAVPLILAGVRTALVLNVGTATLATFGGGGGLGVLITTGITTQRMPVLVLGSVLTVALALLVDWLASLAEVLLRPRGLEGGT; encoded by the coding sequence GTGAGCGGCGACCAGCAGCGGCCCGAGGGCGAGCACGAGGTCAAGGGCCTCGCCTTCCGCGACGCGGGCGAGGCGGAGCAGGAGGCCCCGCCTCCTGCCCGGCGCCCGCCCGCACGGCGCCTGTCCTGGCAGCGGCTGACAGTCCTGCCCGCGTTCCTGGTGGCCCTGCTGCTGGCGACCTGGCTGTGGTTCCGGCAGGCGCACCTGGACACGATCTCGCAGAACGCGCTGTCGGGCGGTCAGGTCTCCAAGGCGCTGTGGCAGCACGTGAAGCTGACGGTGGTCTCCACCTTCTTCGTGCTGATCATCGCGATCCCGCTGGGCATCGTGCTCACCCGGCGGGCCTGCCGCAGGGCCACCCCGGTGGCGATGGCCTTCGCCAACATGGGCCAGGCGACTCCGGCGATCGGTCTCCTCGCCCTCCTGGTCATCTGGCTCGGCACGGGGACGAAGGCGGCCCTGATCGGCATCATCGTCTACGCGATCCTGCCGGTCCTCTCCAACACCATCGCCGGCCTCAGGGCCAACGACCCGACCCTGCTGGAGGCGGCCCGCGGCATCGGCATGTCCCCGCTCGGCGTGCTCGGCACGGTCGAACTCCCCCTCGCCGTCCCGCTGATCCTCGCGGGCGTCCGTACGGCCCTGGTCCTCAACGTCGGTACGGCGACCCTGGCGACCTTCGGCGGAGGCGGCGGCCTGGGCGTGCTGATCACCACCGGTATCACCACCCAGCGCATGCCGGTGCTGGTGCTGGGCTCGGTCCTCACGGTGGCGCTCGCACTGCTGGTGGACTGGCTGGCCTCGCTGGCCGAGGTGCTGCTGCGCCCGCGCGGCCTGGAGGGGGGCACATGA
- a CDS encoding betaine/proline/choline family ABC transporter ATP-binding protein (Members of the family are the ATP-binding subunit of ABC transporters for substrates such as betaine, L-proline or other amino acids, choline, carnitine, etc. The substrate specificity is best determined from the substrate-binding subunit, rather than this subunit, as it interacts with the permease subunit and not with substrate directly.) yields the protein MPETTTAAHGASIELENLSKRYPGSALPAVDNVSMEIKAGETVVFVGPSGCGKSTTLKMINRLIEPTGGRIRIDGEDVTGIDPVKLRRKVGYAIQSAGLFPHMTVAQNIALVPRMTGWPKKRIRDRVEELLDLVGLDPGEFRGRYPRQLSGGQQQRVGVARALAADPPVLLMDEPFGAVDPITRDHLQDELIRLQHELHKTIVFVTHDFDEAIKLGDRIAVLRERSHIAQFDTPEAILTNPADDFVSGFVGAGAALKRLNLTRVRDVEMRDYPTVTVDTPLQQIFGFLRGSGTNEILLLDKRRRPYKWLRRGDLMRAKGSLARAGTLVHDTVTRDATLRDALEAVLTDNAGRVAVTGRRGEYIGVVDMETLMNSVHELLEADRLEAMEAQHELEEARAHQTHLEQEGPGGVTKA from the coding sequence GTGCCTGAGACGACGACGGCCGCGCACGGCGCGTCCATCGAGCTGGAGAACCTGAGCAAGCGCTACCCGGGCAGCGCGCTGCCGGCCGTGGACAACGTGAGCATGGAGATCAAGGCGGGCGAGACGGTCGTCTTCGTGGGCCCGTCCGGCTGCGGAAAGTCCACGACGCTGAAGATGATCAACCGGCTGATCGAGCCGACCGGCGGCCGTATCCGGATCGACGGCGAGGACGTCACCGGCATCGACCCGGTCAAGCTGCGCCGCAAGGTCGGCTACGCCATCCAGTCGGCCGGTCTCTTCCCGCACATGACCGTCGCCCAGAACATCGCCCTGGTGCCGAGGATGACCGGCTGGCCGAAGAAGCGGATCCGGGACCGGGTCGAGGAGCTGCTCGACCTCGTCGGGCTGGACCCGGGCGAGTTCCGCGGCCGCTATCCGCGCCAGCTCTCCGGCGGCCAGCAGCAGCGCGTCGGCGTCGCCCGGGCGCTCGCCGCCGACCCGCCGGTGCTGCTGATGGACGAGCCGTTCGGCGCGGTCGACCCGATCACCCGCGATCACCTCCAGGACGAACTGATCAGGCTCCAGCACGAACTGCACAAGACGATCGTGTTCGTCACCCATGACTTCGACGAGGCGATCAAACTGGGCGACCGGATCGCCGTACTGCGCGAACGCTCGCACATCGCCCAGTTCGACACCCCGGAGGCGATCCTCACCAACCCGGCCGACGACTTCGTCTCCGGTTTCGTCGGCGCGGGCGCGGCCCTGAAGCGGCTGAACCTGACCCGGGTGCGGGACGTGGAGATGCGGGACTACCCGACGGTGACCGTGGACACCCCGCTCCAGCAGATCTTCGGCTTCCTGCGGGGCAGCGGCACCAACGAGATCCTGCTGCTGGACAAGCGCCGCCGGCCCTACAAGTGGCTGCGGCGCGGCGACCTGATGCGGGCCAAGGGCTCGCTGGCCCGCGCGGGCACGCTGGTGCACGACACGGTGACCCGGGACGCGACCCTCAGGGACGCGCTGGAGGCCGTACTGACGGACAACGCGGGCCGGGTCGCGGTGACCGGGCGGCGCGGCGAGTACATCGGCGTGGTCGACATGGAGACCCTGATGAACTCCGTGCACGAACTGCTGGAGGCGGACCGGCTTGAGGCGATGGAGGCCCAGCACGAGCTGGAGGAGGCCCGCGCCCACCAGACCCACCTGGAGCAGGAAGGCCCCGGAGGGGTGACCAAGGCGTGA
- a CDS encoding ABC transporter permease: protein MNFWEYLGNRHQQLLTDAFQHASVVFQCMVLATVIGVLIAVVTYRSDWAGNLATTATSTLLTIPSLAMIGLLIPVVGLGVPPTVISLTLYGLLPIVRNAIVGLRGVDPTLVDAARGIGMSGPMRLVRVELPLAWPPVLTGIRVSTQMLMGIAAIAAYASGPGLGNEIFRGLASLGSKNALNQVLAGTLGIIILALLFDAAYVLIGRLTTPRGIRA, encoded by the coding sequence GTGAACTTCTGGGAGTACCTGGGCAATCGCCACCAGCAGCTGCTCACGGACGCCTTTCAGCACGCCAGCGTGGTCTTCCAGTGCATGGTCCTGGCGACCGTCATCGGGGTGCTGATCGCGGTCGTCACCTACCGCTCCGACTGGGCGGGCAACCTCGCCACCACCGCCACCTCCACCCTTCTCACCATCCCCTCCCTCGCCATGATCGGTCTGCTGATCCCGGTCGTCGGCCTGGGCGTGCCGCCCACGGTGATCTCGCTGACGCTGTACGGGCTGCTGCCGATCGTGCGGAACGCGATCGTGGGCCTGCGCGGGGTGGACCCGACGCTGGTGGACGCGGCCCGGGGCATCGGCATGTCCGGCCCGATGCGGCTGGTGCGGGTGGAGCTGCCGCTGGCCTGGCCGCCGGTCCTGACCGGCATCCGGGTCTCCACGCAGATGCTGATGGGCATCGCCGCGATCGCCGCCTACGCCTCCGGCCCGGGCCTCGGCAACGAGATCTTCCGCGGGCTGGCCTCCCTGGGCAGCAAGAACGCGCTGAACCAGGTGCTCGCGGGCACCCTCGGGATCATCATCCTGGCGCTCCTGTTCGATGCCGCGTACGTCCTGATCGGGCGGCTGACCACTCCCAGGGGGATCCGTGCCTGA
- a CDS encoding Lrp/AsnC family transcriptional regulator, with amino-acid sequence MAIDHLDGRIIVLLAREPRIGVLEMSRRLGVARGTVQARLDRLQSNGVIRGFGPQVDPAALGYPVTAFATLQIRQGQGPDVRAHLATVPEVLELLTTTGSGDMLCRLVARSNADLQRVIDRVVGFDGIVRASTAIVMENPVPLRIIPLVEQAAREANGT; translated from the coding sequence GTGGCGATCGATCATCTGGACGGGCGGATCATCGTGCTCCTCGCCCGTGAGCCACGCATCGGCGTGCTGGAGATGTCCCGGCGGCTGGGGGTCGCCCGGGGCACGGTGCAGGCACGCCTGGACCGGCTTCAGTCGAATGGAGTGATCCGCGGATTCGGTCCGCAGGTGGATCCGGCGGCCCTCGGATATCCGGTGACGGCCTTTGCGACGCTGCAGATCCGGCAGGGCCAAGGGCCCGACGTACGGGCGCACTTGGCGACCGTGCCGGAGGTCCTGGAGCTGCTGACCACCACCGGCAGCGGGGACATGCTGTGCCGTCTGGTGGCCCGCTCGAACGCCGATCTTCAGCGGGTGATCGACCGGGTCGTCGGTTTTGATGGCATCGTCCGGGCCTCCACGGCGATCGTCATGGAGAACCCCGTTCCGCTGCGGATCATCCCCCTGGTGGAACAGGCCGCCCGGGAGGCGAACGGGACGTAG
- the hppD gene encoding 4-hydroxyphenylpyruvate dioxygenase — protein MTQTTHHTPDTARQADPFPVKGMDAVVFAVGNAKQAAHYYSTAFGMKLVAYSGPENGSRETASYVLENGSARFVFTSVIKPSSAWGTFLARHVAEHGDGVVDLAIEVPDARAAHAYAVQHGARSVTEPYEVKDEHGTVVLAAIATYGETRHTLVDRSGYDGPYLPGFVAAQPMVEPPAQRTFQAIDHCVGNVELGKMDEWVAFYNKVMGFTNMKEFVGDDIATEYSALMSKVVADGTLKVKFPINEPAIAKKKSQIDEYLEFYGGAGVQHIALNTNDIVQTVRTMRAAGVEFLNTPDSYYDTLGEWVGDTRVPIETLRELKILADRDEDGYLLQIFTKPIQDRPTVFFELIERHGSMGFGKGNFKALFEAIEREQAKRGNL, from the coding sequence ATGACGCAGACCACTCATCACACTCCCGACACCGCACGGCAGGCCGACCCCTTCCCGGTCAAGGGAATGGACGCGGTCGTCTTCGCCGTGGGCAACGCCAAGCAGGCCGCGCACTACTACTCCACCGCCTTCGGCATGAAGCTGGTCGCGTACTCCGGACCGGAGAACGGCAGCCGCGAGACCGCCAGTTATGTGCTCGAGAACGGCTCCGCCCGGTTCGTGTTCACCTCGGTGATCAAGCCGAGCAGCGCCTGGGGCACCTTCCTCGCGCGGCACGTGGCCGAGCACGGCGACGGCGTCGTCGACCTGGCCATCGAGGTCCCGGACGCCCGCGCCGCCCACGCCTACGCGGTTCAGCACGGCGCCCGCTCGGTCACCGAGCCGTACGAGGTGAAGGACGAGCACGGCACCGTCGTCCTCGCCGCGATCGCCACCTACGGCGAGACCCGCCACACCCTGGTCGACCGCTCCGGCTACGACGGCCCCTACCTGCCCGGTTTCGTCGCCGCCCAGCCGATGGTCGAGCCGCCCGCCCAGCGCACCTTCCAGGCCATCGACCACTGCGTCGGCAACGTCGAGCTCGGCAAGATGGACGAGTGGGTGGCCTTCTACAACAAGGTCATGGGCTTCACGAACATGAAGGAGTTCGTGGGCGACGACATCGCCACCGAGTACAGCGCGCTGATGTCGAAGGTCGTCGCGGACGGCACCCTGAAGGTCAAGTTCCCGATCAACGAGCCCGCGATCGCCAAGAAGAAGTCCCAGATCGACGAGTACCTGGAGTTCTACGGCGGCGCCGGCGTCCAGCACATCGCGCTGAACACCAACGACATCGTGCAGACCGTCCGCACCATGCGCGCGGCCGGCGTCGAGTTCCTCAACACCCCCGACTCCTACTACGACACCCTCGGCGAGTGGGTCGGCGACACCCGCGTGCCGATCGAGACCCTGCGCGAGCTGAAGATCCTCGCCGACCGCGACGAGGACGGCTACCTCCTGCAGATCTTCACCAAGCCGATCCAGGACCGCCCGACGGTCTTCTTCGAGCTCATCGAACGCCACGGCTCGATGGGCTTCGGCAAGGGCAACTTCAAGGCCCTCTTCGAGGCGATCGAACGGGAGCAGGCCAAGCGGGGCAACCTGTAG
- a CDS encoding tetratricopeptide repeat protein — translation MGNRVSASGTSLPGGFPPPRRRRRWLRRVLVTALVGGVVAGGVLRLLPGERPHPAARPPASGPQAQVPTAVVSGLPAALGQLAAFIGQEERRVRAHPRDARAWAVLGRAYVERGRRTAGPADYPRAEQALQTSLSVAQNTEAYDGLTALALARQDFPAAKWYGERALKAAPKRWTAYPPLIDAYTGLGDYKAARACLDKLLQLRPGAAARPAVMARASAVYRDRGWREDAVAQLTDAAAAAGTPAEQADCLTGLGQLAWERGDLEDALRHFDAAARLDPDQPAAQSGQGRVLAALGGTTQAYAAYGAALARHPSPQDAYELGELYEAQGMTAPARAQYAQMMALVRREVAAGVDEDLLTGRFEADHGDPEEAVRRLRAEWQRQPGTEVADALGWALHRAGADKEALAYATAATDTSRGGVRSAPYSFHRGLIERELDLWAPARRHLQEALRINPYFSPLWVPVARAALAALGAQPADAGVPQ, via the coding sequence ATGGGCAACCGGGTGAGTGCGTCGGGTACGTCCCTGCCGGGCGGGTTTCCACCGCCGCGCCGCAGGCGGCGGTGGCTGCGCCGGGTGCTGGTGACCGCGCTGGTGGGCGGTGTCGTGGCGGGCGGGGTGCTGAGGCTGCTGCCCGGGGAACGGCCGCACCCAGCCGCCCGGCCGCCCGCCTCCGGTCCACAGGCCCAGGTGCCGACGGCGGTGGTCTCGGGGCTGCCGGCCGCGCTGGGGCAGCTGGCGGCGTTCATCGGGCAGGAGGAGCGGCGGGTGCGGGCGCATCCCCGGGATGCCCGGGCGTGGGCGGTCCTGGGCAGGGCGTATGTGGAGCGGGGGCGCCGGACGGCCGGTCCGGCGGACTATCCGCGGGCCGAACAGGCGCTGCAGACCTCCTTGTCGGTGGCGCAGAACACCGAGGCGTACGACGGCCTGACCGCGCTGGCCCTGGCCCGCCAGGACTTTCCGGCGGCGAAGTGGTACGGCGAGCGGGCGCTGAAGGCGGCGCCGAAGCGGTGGACGGCGTATCCGCCGCTGATCGACGCCTACACCGGGCTCGGCGACTACAAGGCGGCCCGGGCCTGTCTGGACAAGCTGCTTCAGCTGCGCCCCGGCGCGGCGGCACGGCCCGCGGTGATGGCGCGGGCCTCGGCGGTGTACCGGGACCGGGGCTGGCGCGAGGACGCGGTGGCCCAGCTGACCGACGCGGCGGCCGCCGCCGGCACCCCGGCCGAGCAGGCCGACTGTCTCACCGGTCTCGGCCAACTGGCCTGGGAACGCGGGGACCTTGAGGACGCGCTGCGGCACTTCGACGCGGCCGCCCGCCTCGACCCCGACCAGCCCGCGGCGCAGTCCGGGCAGGGCCGGGTGCTGGCAGCGCTGGGCGGTACGACCCAGGCGTACGCCGCGTACGGGGCGGCGCTGGCCCGGCACCCGAGCCCGCAGGACGCCTACGAACTGGGCGAGCTGTACGAGGCCCAGGGCATGACCGCGCCGGCCCGGGCGCAGTACGCGCAGATGATGGCGCTGGTCCGGCGGGAGGTGGCGGCCGGGGTCGACGAGGACCTGCTGACCGGCCGGTTCGAGGCAGACCACGGGGACCCTGAGGAGGCCGTACGGCGGCTGCGCGCGGAGTGGCAGCGCCAGCCGGGCACCGAGGTGGCCGACGCACTCGGCTGGGCACTGCACCGCGCGGGTGCCGACAAGGAGGCACTCGCCTACGCCACGGCGGCCACGGACACCTCCAGGGGCGGGGTGCGCAGCGCGCCGTACTCCTTCCACCGGGGCCTGATCGAACGAGAGCTGGACCTGTGGGCCCCGGCCCGCCGCCATCTTCAGGAGGCCCTGCGGATCAATCCGTACTTCTCGCCGCTGTGGGTTCCGGTGGCACGGGCGGCGCTGGCGGCGCTGGGTGCGCAGCCAGCGGATGCGGGCGTGCCGCAGTGA
- a CDS encoding FAD-binding oxidoreductase yields the protein MIMSRIEAPRSEDAVATSDLADRLLAGLAAEAVLTDPDVTAAYANDMASFCPAGAPAVVVLPRTVEEVQHVMRVATELRVPVVPQGARSGLSGGANATDGCIVLSLTKMDRILEISPVDRIAVVEPGVINATLSHAVAEHGLYYPPDPSSWEMCTIGGNIGTGSGGLCCVKYGVTAEYVLGLDVVLADGRLMSTGRRTAKGVAGYDLTRLFVGSEGSLGIVVRAVLALRPKPPQQLVLAAEFPSAAAACDAVCRIMEGGHVPSLLELMDRTTVKAVNDLAHMGLPETTEALLLAAFDTPDPAADLAAVGALCEAAGATEVVPAEDAAESEMLLKARRLSLTALEAVKGTTMIDDVCVPRSKLGAMLEGVERIAEKYQLTIGVCAHAGDGNTHPTVCFDAADADESRRARESFDEIMALGLQLGGTITGEHGVGVLKKEWLAREIGPVGVEMQRAVKQAFDPLGILNPGKVL from the coding sequence ATGATCATGAGCCGCATCGAAGCGCCCCGCTCCGAAGACGCTGTGGCGACGAGCGACCTCGCCGACCGGCTCCTGGCCGGTCTTGCCGCCGAGGCCGTCCTGACCGACCCCGACGTCACCGCCGCCTACGCCAACGACATGGCGAGCTTCTGCCCGGCCGGAGCCCCCGCCGTCGTCGTACTCCCGCGCACCGTCGAAGAGGTCCAGCACGTCATGCGCGTCGCCACCGAGCTGCGCGTGCCCGTGGTCCCGCAGGGCGCCCGCAGCGGCCTGTCCGGCGGCGCCAACGCCACCGACGGCTGCATCGTGCTGTCCCTCACCAAGATGGACCGCATCCTGGAGATCAGCCCCGTCGACCGGATCGCCGTGGTCGAACCGGGCGTGATCAACGCGACCCTCTCCCACGCGGTCGCAGAACACGGCCTGTACTACCCGCCGGACCCCTCCAGCTGGGAGATGTGCACCATCGGCGGCAACATCGGCACGGGCTCCGGCGGCCTGTGCTGCGTCAAGTACGGCGTGACCGCCGAGTACGTCCTCGGCCTGGACGTCGTCCTCGCCGACGGCCGCCTGATGTCCACCGGCCGCCGCACCGCCAAGGGCGTCGCCGGGTACGACCTCACCCGCCTGTTCGTCGGTTCCGAGGGCTCGCTCGGCATCGTCGTCCGCGCGGTCCTCGCCCTCAGGCCCAAGCCGCCGCAGCAGCTGGTGCTGGCCGCCGAGTTCCCCTCCGCGGCGGCCGCCTGCGACGCCGTCTGCCGGATCATGGAGGGCGGTCACGTCCCCTCCCTCCTCGAACTGATGGACCGTACGACCGTCAAGGCGGTCAACGACCTCGCCCACATGGGCCTGCCGGAGACCACCGAGGCGCTGCTGCTGGCCGCCTTCGACACCCCGGACCCGGCCGCCGACCTCGCCGCGGTCGGCGCCCTGTGCGAGGCCGCCGGCGCCACCGAGGTCGTCCCGGCCGAGGACGCGGCCGAGTCCGAGATGCTGCTGAAGGCCCGGCGGCTCTCGCTGACCGCGCTGGAGGCGGTCAAGGGCACGACGATGATCGACGACGTGTGCGTGCCCCGCTCGAAGCTCGGCGCGATGCTGGAGGGCGTCGAGCGGATCGCCGAGAAGTACCAGCTGACCATCGGCGTCTGCGCACACGCCGGCGACGGCAACACGCACCCCACGGTCTGCTTCGACGCGGCGGACGCGGACGAGTCCCGGCGGGCCCGCGAGTCCTTCGACGAGATCATGGCCCTCGGCCTTCAGCTCGGCGGCACCATCACCGGCGAACACGGCGTCGGCGTACTGAAGAAGGAGTGGCTGGCCCGGGAGATCGGCCCGGTCGGGGTCGAGATGCAGCGTGCCGTGAAGCAGGCCTTCGACCCGCTGGGCATCCTCAACCCCGGCAAGGTCCTCTGA
- a CDS encoding RDD family protein, with translation MSAPTPAPGDDRPREGYYPDPSIPGYVRYWNGASWVPGTSRPAPKDGESLAPPPGVRPATPPPAVEETGPHFFDEDPAPAPAGQDGAGTWPADDRSGAGRAGYGDPGAGRGAAGQGAGRSGAGLGGHGAGQPGAGGAERTAWGADPRVPAEGPARPAGQSGRTDGGPGEGDDPDPGGTFIFRRPVPGPAAVKDEGTMTFRPVPGQVRPGTQPAPGPQAFDAEAGADSGFGPHGAAQGPGFGAPATGAGGQDAGAGGSSTASGGFGPPVSGAGAGFGAQGPGFGAPASGGGAAGHDAGAAGAAGSPGGFGPQGPVGAPAPHATPSSSTPSSPAPGPGFGAGKAAAARAAAQAPQAQGAQAAVAPSVPAQSGPPVTPVTSGPGGGQASWAQQVHQLAGGADEQPVAPWKPPVEDVFQAAARRQSAARPAALGKRLAARLIDTLVMGAVVAAAAVPLGTRAADHVQQKIDAARLSGREVTVWLLDGTTATSLGIVLAVLLVFGAVYEALPTARWGRTLGKKLLGLQVRDIEGHEPPGFGPALRRWLVYSVPGLLGIGVLGVLWCLFDRPWHQCWHDKAAHTFVAG, from the coding sequence ATGAGCGCCCCAACCCCGGCCCCAGGTGACGACAGGCCCCGCGAGGGCTACTACCCGGACCCGTCCATCCCCGGATACGTCCGGTACTGGAACGGCGCCTCCTGGGTGCCCGGCACCAGCCGCCCGGCGCCGAAGGACGGCGAATCGCTCGCCCCGCCGCCCGGCGTCCGTCCCGCGACCCCGCCTCCGGCGGTGGAGGAGACGGGCCCGCACTTCTTCGACGAGGACCCGGCGCCGGCACCCGCCGGGCAGGACGGGGCCGGTACCTGGCCGGCCGACGACCGGAGCGGTGCGGGCCGTGCCGGGTACGGCGACCCGGGCGCGGGGCGGGGCGCCGCCGGTCAGGGCGCCGGTCGGTCCGGTGCCGGGCTCGGTGGTCACGGGGCCGGGCAGCCGGGTGCCGGTGGCGCCGAGCGGACCGCCTGGGGCGCCGACCCGCGGGTGCCCGCGGAGGGCCCGGCCCGGCCGGCCGGCCAGAGCGGCCGCACCGACGGCGGGCCGGGGGAGGGCGACGACCCGGATCCCGGCGGCACCTTCATCTTCCGCCGGCCGGTTCCGGGGCCCGCGGCCGTCAAGGACGAGGGCACGATGACGTTCCGCCCGGTACCGGGCCAGGTCCGGCCGGGCACGCAGCCCGCGCCCGGCCCGCAGGCCTTTGACGCGGAAGCCGGGGCGGACTCCGGTTTCGGACCGCACGGCGCGGCCCAGGGCCCCGGTTTCGGTGCGCCCGCGACGGGTGCGGGCGGCCAGGACGCGGGTGCGGGCGGTTCGTCCACGGCGTCCGGCGGCTTCGGGCCCCCGGTCTCCGGCGCCGGTGCCGGTTTCGGTGCGCAGGGTCCGGGCTTCGGTGCCCCGGCGTCCGGTGGGGGCGCGGCCGGTCACGACGCGGGTGCGGCCGGTGCCGCCGGGTCGCCCGGTGGCTTCGGTCCGCAGGGCCCCGTCGGCGCGCCCGCCCCGCACGCCACCCCGTCCTCCTCGACCCCCTCTTCCCCGGCGCCGGGCCCCGGCTTCGGGGCCGGGAAGGCCGCCGCCGCTCGCGCCGCCGCGCAGGCACCGCAGGCCCAGGGTGCCCAGGCGGCCGTGGCGCCCTCCGTGCCGGCGCAGAGCGGTCCGCCGGTCACCCCGGTGACCAGCGGGCCCGGCGGCGGGCAGGCGTCCTGGGCGCAGCAGGTGCACCAGCTGGCCGGTGGCGCCGACGAGCAGCCCGTGGCGCCGTGGAAGCCGCCGGTGGAGGACGTGTTCCAGGCGGCCGCGCGCCGCCAGTCCGCCGCCCGCCCCGCCGCACTGGGCAAGCGGCTCGCCGCCCGGCTGATCGACACCCTGGTCATGGGCGCGGTGGTGGCCGCCGCGGCCGTACCGCTCGGCACCCGGGCCGCCGACCACGTCCAGCAGAAGATCGACGCGGCCAGGCTGTCCGGCCGTGAGGTCACCGTCTGGCTGCTCGACGGCACGACCGCCACCAGCCTCGGCATCGTGCTCGCCGTCCTGCTGGTCTTCGGCGCCGTGTACGAGGCGCTGCCGACCGCCAGATGGGGCCGCACCCTCGGCAAGAAGCTGCTGGGTCTTCAGGTGCGGGACATCGAGGGGCACGAGCCCCCGGGCTTCGGCCCGGCGCTGCGCCGCTGGCTGGTCTACAGCGTGCCCGGCCTGCTCGGCATCGGTGTGCTGGGCGTGCTGTGGTGCCTGTTCGACCGGCCCTGGCACCAGTGCTGGCACGACAAGGCGGCGCACACCTTCGTCGCGGGCTGA